The Triticum aestivum cultivar Chinese Spring chromosome 3A, IWGSC CS RefSeq v2.1, whole genome shotgun sequence genome includes a region encoding these proteins:
- the LOC123059656 gene encoding 11S globulin seed storage protein 2, translating to MVQRSSNAEVMSMDLSPKKPAKAYGSDGGAYYDWSPADLPMLGAASIGAAKLHLSAGGLALPSYSDSAKVAYVLQGAGACGLVLPEAAKEKVIPVKEGDALALPFGAVTWWHNAEGSSAELVVLFLGDTSKGHTPGRFTNFQLTGASGIFTGFSTEFVARAWDLDQDAAAKIVSTQPGSGVVKIAAGHKMPEPRAEDREGVVLNCLEAPLDVDIPGGGCVVVLNTANLPLVKEVGLGADLVRIGGRSMCSPGFSCDSAYQVTYIVRGGGRVQVVGIDGTRVLETRAEAGCLFIVPRFFVVSKIADDTGMEWFSIITTPNPIFSHLAGKTSVWKAISPAVLETAFNTTPEMEKLFRSKRLDSEIFFAPN from the exons ATGGTGCAGCGCAGCTCCAACGCCGAGGTCATGTCCATGGACCTGTCgcccaagaagccggccaaggcctacggcagcgacggcggcgcctactacgACTGGTCCCCGGCCGACCTGCCCATGCTCGGCGCGGCCTCCATCGGCGCCGCCAAGCTGCACCTCTCCGCCGGCGGCCTCGCCCTCCCCAGCTACTCCGACTCCGCCAAGGTCGCCTACGTGCTCCagggcgccggcgcctgcggcctCGTCCTCCCGGAGGCGGCCAAGGAGAAGGTCATCCCCGTCAAGGAGGGTGACGCCCTCGCGCTCCCCTTCGGTGCCGTCACCTGGTGGCACAACGCCGAGGGCTCCTCTgctgagctcgtcgttctcttccTCGGCGACACCTCCAAGGGCCACACCCCCGGCCGCTTCACCAACTTCCAGCTCACCGGCGCCAGCGGCATCTTCACCGGCTTCTCCACCGAGTTCGTCGCGCGCGCTTGGGACCTCGACCAGGACGCTGCTGCCAAGATCGTCTCCACCCAGCCTGGCTCCGGCGTCGTGAAGATCGCCGCCGGGCACAAGATGCCGGAGCCGCGCGCCGAGGACCGGGAGGGCGTGGTGCTCAActgccttgaggcgcctctggaCGTGGACATCCCGGGGGGTGGCTGCGTTGTGGTGCTCAACACGGCCAACCTGCCACTGGTGAAGGAGGTCGGGCTGGGCGCCGACCTGGTGAGGATCGGCGGCCGCTCCATGTGCTCGCCGGGATTCTCATGTGACTCGGCGTACCAGGTCACCTACATCGTGCGCGGCGGCGGGCGCGTCCAGGTGGTGGGCATCGACGGCACCCGCGTGCTCGAGACCCGTGCCGAGGCAGGGTGCCTCTTCATCGTGCCAAGGTTCTTCGTCGTCTCCAAGATAGCCGATGACACCGGCATGGAGTGGTTCTCCATCATCACCACTCCCAA CCCAATCTTTAGCCACTTGGCAGGGAAGACGTCGGTGTGGAAGGCAATTTCCCCGGCAGTCCTAGAGACGGCGTTCAACACCACCCCGGAGATGGAGAAGCTGTTCCGCTCCAAGAGGCTCGACTCCGAGATCTTCTTCGCCCCCAACTAG